The Bdellovibrionales bacterium genome has a segment encoding these proteins:
- a CDS encoding siphovirus ReqiPepy6 Gp37-like family protein, whose amino-acid sequence MNKVPIKLFDSNLNFVANLSAYESLTFTRSHRGIGDFELKMSYGAPYADIIRKDMFIEVDDRTDVIGIVEYKQYTEDGDGDGMFTIKGMEAKGIFERRLIFPTAGYSYNVEIGQASTIMQNYVKESAGSDAAVSRRFPFLIVDEVTQGANLRRQARYKNLATELEEIATADSSGWRLYRDGKNLRFKYVKGINRVSSQSVNPSVIFSDQFDNLEETDYIEDFSSYKNVAVIAGEGAGVNRVVYEENLGTFAGLERREYFVDARDIQSENVPSGELESTLRARAREKLEEVAPIQTFENGIISGTFGAFRYLEDWDLGDVVTALNTKVGLTADAQITMVHESYTGEGFKIDVEIGEPIRGVKKALEIRTSRLDGELYR is encoded by the coding sequence ATGAATAAAGTGCCGATCAAGCTATTCGATTCGAATTTAAACTTTGTCGCCAACCTATCGGCCTATGAGTCATTGACGTTCACGCGCTCACACCGTGGGATTGGTGATTTCGAGTTAAAAATGAGTTACGGCGCGCCATATGCAGACATCATTCGAAAAGATATGTTCATCGAAGTCGATGACCGGACGGACGTGATCGGCATCGTCGAGTACAAACAATACACCGAAGATGGTGACGGCGATGGAATGTTCACGATTAAGGGCATGGAAGCCAAAGGTATATTCGAACGGCGTCTCATTTTCCCGACGGCAGGATATTCGTATAACGTCGAAATTGGTCAAGCGAGTACGATCATGCAGAACTACGTCAAAGAATCAGCAGGGAGCGACGCGGCGGTGTCCCGTCGTTTCCCGTTCTTGATTGTCGATGAAGTCACGCAAGGCGCGAACTTACGACGACAGGCGCGATATAAGAACCTGGCGACCGAGCTCGAAGAAATCGCGACGGCGGACAGCAGCGGGTGGCGCTTGTATCGCGACGGCAAAAACCTACGCTTTAAATACGTGAAGGGTATCAACCGCGTGAGCAGCCAAAGCGTCAACCCGTCCGTTATCTTTTCCGACCAATTCGACAACCTAGAGGAAACGGATTATATCGAAGACTTTTCGAGTTACAAGAACGTGGCCGTGATCGCCGGTGAGGGTGCGGGCGTGAATCGAGTCGTGTATGAGGAAAATTTAGGAACGTTCGCAGGGTTGGAACGACGTGAATATTTTGTGGACGCCCGCGACATCCAAAGCGAGAACGTCCCGAGCGGTGAGCTCGAAAGCACGTTGCGCGCTCGAGCCCGTGAAAAGCTAGAGGAAGTCGCCCCGATACAGACGTTCGAGAACGGCATAATTAGCGGTACATTCGGCGCGTTCCGCTATCTAGAGGATTGGGACTTAGGAGACGTCGTGACGGCCTTAAACACGAAGGTAGGGCTAACAGCGGACGCCCAGATAACTATGGTTCACGAAAGTTACACGGGCGAAGGATTTAAAATCGACGTCGAAATAGGCGAGCCGATTCGCGGAGTGAAGAAGGCGCTAGAAATTAGGACTTCTCGCCTAGATGGTGAATTATACCGATAG
- a CDS encoding N-acetylmuramoyl-L-alanine amidase has protein sequence MARIFIDAGHGGTDSGAVGNGLQEKALTLRIAKLIEKYLLEDYKGAVVALSRRGDSTLSLIQRTNAAKAFGANVIVSVHINSAANALANGYEDYRHNSQGVTSPSGRLQKAIHARVAATKVFPTNRGMKAANFHMVREGLPVASCLPEFGFIVNKNDAARLKQDANLQKLAKATADGIAAYAGLEAADKPKPFEPGERHGVATMKVDDVPEYAEASTDSKVMRKHKKGTERNIYEVHDGWYRTHSGYFIPSNYGKNFTYKADGEKKPEEPEKEPPKAKDLMAVKVDGKQIGAFGNYDNMAAAAEKAAKAGAEKIEIERV, from the coding sequence ATGGCACGTATCTTTATTGACGCAGGACACGGCGGAACGGACAGCGGGGCAGTCGGTAACGGGTTGCAAGAAAAGGCATTGACGTTACGGATTGCTAAGTTAATCGAAAAGTATCTACTCGAAGACTATAAAGGCGCGGTCGTCGCGCTTTCTCGACGTGGTGATAGTACCCTGTCATTGATTCAGCGCACGAACGCCGCTAAAGCGTTCGGGGCTAACGTCATCGTGTCAGTACACATCAACAGCGCAGCGAACGCGCTCGCGAACGGTTATGAAGACTATCGTCACAACTCGCAAGGCGTGACGAGCCCAAGCGGCCGACTACAGAAAGCCATTCACGCACGCGTAGCAGCAACGAAAGTGTTCCCGACAAACCGCGGCATGAAGGCGGCGAATTTCCACATGGTGCGCGAGGGGCTTCCTGTAGCTTCATGCTTGCCGGAATTTGGGTTCATCGTCAACAAGAACGACGCTGCCCGCTTGAAACAGGATGCTAACCTACAAAAACTCGCCAAAGCGACAGCGGACGGCATCGCGGCCTATGCGGGTCTTGAAGCGGCAGACAAACCGAAACCGTTCGAACCTGGTGAACGTCACGGGGTCGCTACAATGAAGGTCGATGACGTTCCAGAGTACGCCGAAGCGTCAACCGATTCGAAGGTCATGCGCAAGCATAAGAAAGGGACGGAGCGGAATATTTACGAGGTACATGATGGATGGTATCGTACCCATTCCGGCTATTTCATCCCATCGAATTACGGCAAGAACTTCACGTATAAAGCCGACGGCGAGAAGAAGCCGGAAGAACCGGAAAAAGAACCACCGAAGGCCAAGGACTTGATGGCCGTGAAAGTGGATGGCAAACAGATCGGCGCTTTCGGTAATTACGACAACATGGCAGCAGCGGCAGAGAAAGCAGCCAAAGCGGGCGCGGAGAAAATCGAAATCGAAAGGG